From Oscillospiraceae bacterium CM, a single genomic window includes:
- the yunB gene encoding sporulation protein YunB — translation MFYRRAKRKQLRLNFYFKPMSRAERLFIFLLVNFLVLTAALSIIFLQLRPLMQKTACAIVGDRILEEINDVVDQEISDGAFDYSQLVTLEKGDNGDVTALVTNMALMNTLKARLTKGIINAVSSQSMTDLKIPIGNAIGGVIFSGRGPKFTVKIMSVAAVHVDFINNFSAAGINQTRHQILLDVSIGVTLFVPGSAPVDKTVTTQLVVCETVIVGSVPNVYADFSGNGG, via the coding sequence ATGTTTTACCGCCGGGCAAAAAGAAAACAGCTGCGGCTAAATTTTTATTTCAAGCCAATGAGCCGTGCGGAACGCCTTTTTATTTTTCTCCTCGTCAATTTCCTCGTGCTGACAGCCGCTTTATCGATTATTTTTCTCCAGCTGCGGCCGCTGATGCAGAAAACGGCCTGTGCCATCGTCGGCGACCGGATCCTCGAAGAAATCAATGACGTCGTTGACCAGGAAATTTCCGACGGCGCGTTTGACTATTCACAGCTCGTCACGCTTGAAAAAGGCGATAACGGCGACGTCACGGCGCTTGTGACAAACATGGCGCTGATGAATACACTCAAAGCGCGGCTGACAAAAGGTATTATAAACGCTGTCAGCTCACAATCCATGACAGACCTGAAAATCCCGATCGGCAACGCCATCGGCGGCGTTATCTTTTCCGGCCGCGGCCCAAAATTTACGGTTAAAATTATGTCGGTCGCCGCCGTTCACGTCGATTTTATCAATAATTTTTCGGCAGCCGGCATCAACCAGACGCGCCATCAAATCCTGCTGGACGTTTCCATTGGCGTCACCCTGTTTGTCCCCGGGTCGGCGCCGGTCGACAAGACGGTCACAACACAGCTGGTCGTGTGCGAGACGGTTATCGTCGGCAGCGTCCCTAATGTCTATGCCGATTTCAGCGGCAACGGAGGTTAA
- a CDS encoding methionine gamma-lyase family protein, protein MIVSPSPEIMKHAETALREIAPRLAEIDRVAFYNTQKVLAAFQKHRVSDGCLTGSTGYGYGDKGRDTLDRIYADVFGAESALVRIGFVNGTHAITTALFAALAPGDALLSVTGLPYDTLRGVIGLEGGYPGSLASYGVTYKQADLTPGGRPDINAIAEKVTDKAIAAVYVQRSRGYDTRAALSVSDIGDICALVHSKNPRAVILVDNCYGEFTEEREPTDLGADLMAGSLIKNPGGGLAPTGGYVAGRQDLVEKAAFRLTAPGIGGECGATLFNNRLLYQGFFTAPHTTAEALKTAVFTARLLSLLGFETSPKWDDRRSDIIQMVSLGAPEKLRRFCEGIQAASPVDAFVTPEPWDMPGYGCPVIMAAGTFVQGSSIELSCDGPMREPYAAYLQGALTFESGRLAVMLAADRLLDK, encoded by the coding sequence ATGATTGTATCGCCCAGCCCGGAGATAATGAAGCACGCGGAGACGGCGCTGCGCGAGATTGCCCCGCGCCTTGCGGAGATTGACCGCGTCGCATTTTACAACACACAAAAGGTGCTTGCGGCCTTTCAAAAGCACCGCGTTTCGGACGGCTGTCTCACCGGCTCGACGGGGTACGGCTACGGCGACAAGGGGCGGGATACGCTCGACAGGATTTATGCCGACGTTTTCGGCGCCGAATCGGCGCTCGTCCGCATCGGCTTCGTCAACGGGACGCATGCCATCACGACAGCCCTGTTCGCCGCCCTCGCGCCGGGGGACGCGCTCCTGTCGGTAACGGGCCTGCCGTACGACACGCTGCGTGGCGTCATCGGCCTTGAGGGTGGCTATCCCGGCTCGCTTGCCTCTTACGGCGTCACATATAAGCAGGCCGATCTAACGCCCGGCGGCCGCCCCGATATAAACGCGATTGCCGAAAAAGTGACGGACAAGGCCATTGCCGCCGTCTATGTCCAGCGCTCGCGCGGGTACGATACGCGCGCGGCTCTGTCTGTTTCCGATATCGGTGATATCTGCGCGCTTGTCCACAGTAAAAACCCGCGCGCCGTCATCCTTGTTGACAACTGCTACGGCGAGTTTACCGAGGAGCGCGAGCCAACCGATTTGGGAGCGGACCTCATGGCCGGTTCGCTCATCAAAAACCCCGGCGGCGGCCTCGCGCCGACGGGCGGTTACGTCGCCGGAAGACAGGATCTCGTTGAAAAGGCCGCCTTCCGCCTCACCGCGCCGGGTATCGGCGGCGAATGCGGGGCAACGCTTTTCAACAACAGGCTTCTCTATCAGGGCTTTTTCACGGCCCCGCACACGACGGCCGAGGCGCTCAAAACGGCTGTTTTTACAGCGCGGCTTTTATCGCTTCTGGGGTTTGAAACGTCGCCAAAGTGGGATGATCGGCGGTCGGACATCATTCAGATGGTCTCGCTCGGCGCCCCTGAAAAGCTCCGGCGCTTCTGTGAGGGCATACAAGCTGCTTCGCCGGTGGACGCGTTCGTCACGCCCGAGCCATGGGACATGCCGGGCTATGGCTGCCCCGTCATCATGGCGGCGGGGACGTTTGTGCAGGGCTCGTCCATTGAGCTCTCGTGCGACGGGCCGATGCGCGAGCCGTATGCCGCGTATCTCCAGGGTGCGCTCACCTTTGAGTCCGGCAGGCTAGCCGTCATGCTGGCCGCAGACAGGCTCCTTGACAAATAA
- a CDS encoding M42 family peptidase, with amino-acid sequence MLDLLECLCEKSGVSGTEDAVRALIRARAEKCADRVTEDVLGNLIVFKKGRKTPKKSIMLCAHMDEVGVIVTDVSDDGTLKFAPVGGIDRRVLFGKAVLLGPARVYGVIGSKAYHLVKKDERKKIPPVEDMYIDIGAASREEAQTSVALGDTGIFDSGLRTFGNGLVKARALDDRVGCAVLLMLLESDLPVDATFVFTVQEEVGTRGALAASYRVAPDVALIIEGTTAADLPSVSSGKKVCFVGKGAVIPFMDGGTIYDRELFVLATTLADENGIPWQTKTTVAGGTDAAAVQRSLGGVQTLAISAPLRYLHSPACVGALDDFDAVFKLCGLLLEKVGEQE; translated from the coding sequence ATGCTTGACCTTCTCGAATGCCTCTGCGAAAAAAGCGGCGTCTCCGGGACGGAGGACGCGGTCCGCGCGCTCATCCGCGCCCGTGCCGAGAAGTGTGCCGACCGTGTGACGGAAGATGTTCTCGGCAACCTGATTGTCTTCAAAAAAGGCCGAAAAACGCCTAAAAAATCGATCATGCTCTGCGCGCATATGGACGAAGTAGGCGTCATCGTTACCGATGTCTCCGACGACGGTACGCTGAAATTTGCTCCTGTCGGTGGCATCGACCGGCGCGTTCTCTTCGGCAAGGCCGTCTTGCTCGGTCCGGCGCGCGTTTATGGCGTCATCGGCAGCAAGGCATATCACCTCGTCAAGAAGGACGAGCGGAAGAAAATCCCACCCGTTGAGGATATGTATATCGATATCGGCGCAGCGAGTAGGGAAGAGGCCCAGACAAGCGTCGCCCTCGGCGACACGGGCATTTTCGATTCCGGCCTGCGCACCTTCGGAAACGGCCTTGTCAAAGCCCGGGCGCTGGACGACCGCGTCGGTTGCGCCGTTTTATTAATGCTTTTGGAGTCCGACCTGCCGGTCGATGCGACGTTTGTGTTCACCGTTCAGGAGGAGGTTGGCACGCGCGGCGCTCTGGCGGCTTCTTACCGCGTCGCGCCGGACGTTGCGCTCATCATAGAGGGTACGACGGCGGCCGACCTGCCGTCCGTTTCATCCGGCAAAAAGGTCTGCTTCGTCGGCAAGGGGGCCGTTATTCCGTTTATGGACGGCGGCACGATTTACGACAGAGAGCTTTTTGTGCTGGCAACAACACTGGCCGATGAAAATGGTATCCCCTGGCAAACGAAAACGACTGTCGCCGGGGGGACGGACGCGGCCGCCGTTCAGCGGTCACTTGGCGGTGTTCAGACGCTGGCAATATCAGCGCCCTTGCGATACCTTCATTCACCCGCCTGCGTCGGTGCGCTCGACGATTTCGATGCCGTTTTCAAGCTTTGCGGCCTTTTATTAGAAAAAGTGGGAGAACAGGAATGA
- a CDS encoding M20/M25/M40 family metallo-hydrolase: MALIDTILKLSALKGPAGFEAEAQTTIKALLASFMDDVTTDTLGNIIGTRRCGRDGAPKLMLDAHFDEIGFIITGAEEGFLRFAPLGGVDARMLPASELVVLTEPPVIGVVTALPPHLLKGEEGDKTIKIEDLYLDVGLTPEEALTKVPLGTPAVYAADSRRFGDGLICGKALDNRVSVAAVLRALELIGQTPLDVDLIVLFSVQEEVGTRGAKPGAYATFPDWCVVVDVGHAKTPDCKTPETKEQGGGVVISKGPNMNRRLTEKLQALAEAKNIQYQIGVEPDGDSGTNARVVQVTQSGVATALVGVPLKYMHSSHEVISVQDAEATAALLCEIAKALKGDDRHA; this comes from the coding sequence ATGGCATTGATCGACACCATCTTAAAGCTGTCCGCCCTCAAAGGCCCCGCCGGGTTTGAAGCGGAAGCTCAAACAACCATCAAAGCGCTGCTTGCGTCTTTTATGGACGACGTCACGACTGACACGCTCGGCAATATCATTGGTACACGGCGCTGTGGGCGCGACGGCGCGCCGAAACTGATGCTGGACGCGCATTTTGACGAAATTGGTTTTATCATTACGGGTGCGGAAGAGGGCTTCCTCCGCTTTGCGCCCCTCGGCGGCGTTGACGCGCGTATGCTCCCGGCCTCAGAGCTCGTTGTTTTGACAGAGCCGCCCGTCATCGGCGTCGTCACCGCCCTGCCGCCGCACCTTTTAAAAGGCGAGGAAGGGGACAAGACGATCAAAATAGAAGACCTCTATCTCGATGTCGGCCTGACGCCGGAGGAGGCCCTCACAAAGGTCCCGCTTGGCACACCGGCTGTCTATGCTGCCGATTCGCGGCGCTTTGGGGACGGGCTCATCTGCGGCAAAGCGCTTGACAACAGGGTCTCCGTCGCCGCTGTTTTGCGCGCGCTGGAGCTGATCGGCCAAACACCGCTCGATGTGGACCTTATCGTCCTGTTCAGCGTTCAGGAGGAGGTCGGCACACGCGGGGCCAAGCCGGGCGCTTATGCCACTTTTCCGGACTGGTGCGTCGTCGTTGACGTCGGCCACGCCAAAACACCCGACTGCAAAACGCCGGAGACGAAAGAGCAGGGCGGCGGTGTCGTCATCTCCAAAGGCCCAAATATGAACAGGCGGCTGACGGAAAAGCTTCAGGCGCTTGCGGAAGCCAAAAACATTCAATATCAAATCGGCGTCGAGCCGGACGGCGACTCCGGCACGAACGCGCGGGTCGTACAGGTCACGCAGTCGGGCGTGGCGACGGCGCTTGTCGGCGTGCCGCTCAAATATATGCACAGCAGCCATGAGGTCATCAGCGTCCAGGACGCCGAAGCGACGGCCGCGCTCCTGTGTGAAATCGCCAAAGCGCTGAAAGGAGACGATCGCCATGCTTGA